A genomic segment from Labrus bergylta chromosome 3, fLabBer1.1, whole genome shotgun sequence encodes:
- the dbx1a gene encoding homeobox protein DBX1-A translates to MMIPSVLAPPALYPGLYRPAALPLHQTLPSVFPSHSSFLVEDLLRISRPAAFINRTVPSVSATLPTATTTLSYCGVPAERAVATTAMTRDSCSPKTSLPSSKDPTFLKFGVSAILAPSPKTSSSPATIHSLHSKTFPFPCFDGTFHPIFRTPYLPVSSSVVPIPGTFSWPLAARGKPRRGMLRRAVFSDVQRKALEKMFQKQKYISKPDRKKLATKLGLKDSQVKIWFQNRRMKWRNSKERELLSSGGCREQTLPTKANPHPDLSDVGKKSSAEDDEEEEMEQFGRERMRAAGSSISSPSLSSKHSDFSESDEEEITVS, encoded by the exons ATGATGATCCCAAGCGTCCTCGCGCCACCAGCGCTGTACCCGGGGCTGTACCGGCCCGCCGCTCTGCCGCTGCACCAGACCCTGCCGTCTGTCTTCCCCTCCCACTCCAGCTTCCTCGTTGAGGACCTGCTGCGGATAAGCCGCCCCGCCGCCTTCATAAACCGGACTGTCCCATCAGTGAGCGCCACCCTGCCCACAGCCACCACCACCTTGTCCTACTGCGGCGTGCCCGCGGAGCGCGCCGTGGCCACAACTGCGATGACGCGCGACTCGTGCTCGCCCAAAACGTCACTGCCGAGCAGCAAGGACCCGACTTTTCTCAAGTTTGGAGTCAGCGCGATCCTTGCACCTTCACCAAAGACAT CGTCCTCTCCCGCTACAATCCACAGCCTGCATTCCAAGACTTTCCCCTTCCCCTGCTTTGATGGAACCTTTCACCCCATCTTCAGGACGCCTTATTTACCAG TGTCTTCATCCGTTGTTCCCATCCCCGGGACTTTTTCGTGGCCCCTGGCAGCCAGAGGGAAACCCCGCAGAGGGATGCTGAGGAGGGCTGTGTTCTCAGATGTGCAGCGCAAAGCTTTGGAGAAAATGTTCCAGAAACAGAAATACATCAGCAAGCCCGACAGAAAGAAACTCGCCACCAAACTGGGACTCAAAGACTCTCAG GTGAAAATCTGGTTCCAGAACCGACGGATGAAGTGGAGGAACTCAAAGGAACGAGAGCTGCTGTCCTCAGGTGGCTGCCGGGAGCAGACTCTGCCCACCAAAGCCAATCCGCATCCGGACCTCAGTGACGTTGGCAAGAAGTCCTCAGCcgaggatgatgaggaggaggagatggaacagtttggaagagagagaatgagggcGGCAGGGTCTAGCATCAGCTCTCCATCTCTTTCCAGTAAGCACTCGGACTTCTCAGAGTCAGACGAAGAAGAAATAACAGtatcttaa